GAAGCTGCTCTGGAAACAATTCAGAACATGAGTAAAGTAGTGGATTCCCTCTACAACAAAGCCAAGAAACTGACATAGGTGAGTGCTGACTCCGGGACCCGGGCCCGGGCAGCGCTGTCTTCTGCCTGTCGAGACTGAAAGCCTCCTGGTGGCCTTGCGGCTTCCCCGATTGACACTGCTCTGTCTTCTCTTGCAGAGTTGGATCTGTAGCGGTCCTTTGGAGAGTGTGTGTGGCGGGAGAGTGAAACCTTTGGGGAAAATGCTaggagattttttctttctgttctactTTTCGCTCAGAAAGTTTTTAAATCCTCATTTGGTGCATCTGTATTCCAGCCGATAGGTGTGCCAGTTTTCATGTAATCTTTACTGGCCCAACTTGGGAGTGGGGaaattgcttaaaaaaagaaaaaaaagaaaaaaaaaggttattctaaataaaaggaaaaaggctTACACTACCTAAAGCTGTGCTCTCTGCCTCCTGGGAGAGGGCCACCAAGCCAGGCGCTCCGCCAGCCACTGGGGCTCCTAACCCACCCGCTGGGTGTCACCTCACCTCCTCTTCAGAATTGGGTGTTCGCCTGACTATCAAAGCAACgactttttattctgtttgtacTGAACCAAAACAAACAACTGTGTATAGActgctattttcctttttatttgaaatGAGGCGTTTCGGTGTCCTTTCCCCTGCCATGTGGCCcatccccccgccctccccccaacAATGGCTCCAGCAGACTGGCCGAAGGtcccgccgccgccaccgccgcagcAGCACCTGCACGGCTCCGCTCCAACCTGGGAAGGAATGGGGACATGGCCAGGAGCTAGTGTCACCATGGCCACACAGGGAGCAGTGTGGGCCCTCAGGGGGCCTGCTGTGCATGTGGCTCTTTTTAACACAGTAAACTAGATTAGATGTCAGTGTTTTAATTGCCCCTCTcctctgctcttttctctctccccctctttccccttctctcaaCCAGGAGACCATCCCatgtctcttccttcctccttcccccctccaGGGGAGCCAGGCTGTCTGAAATACTTCAgcttctctccccatccccctgcTTCTCTCCTGCTGTCAGATGGATTTATTCCTTTTTTGAACAGTGAACATCGGAAATGAGACTGTGGGgtgtgttgttgtttgtttgttttttttcctcccaatttttgttgttgggtttttgaGCAACCTCATGTCCCCTTCCCAGGGAGCTTTCTTTATTTACCTCTTAGAAATGGAACGGATGGGAGGTAGAGCACTGTACTCCAGCATGCTTTGTTTTATGATGAGATTACATAGCAAGGCTTTTAATGCCATTTGGGCAGGTAAGCTTCTGCACCTCTGTTGTGCTCagctatattttcttcttcctctcattcttctttgtcttcttttttcctctccccctcctcctgcctccttcctgctggcctccttttatctttctttccctttgtcaGATTATCCTTCCAGGTTTTcgtaataaatttatattttgtaaaaggATTTTGTTGTACCAGGTTTTGCATCCTCACTGAATCTGACtggcttttattttcctctccaaAATCAGGTTTTTGTTCTCAACATCTTTCCCCATCATGTCCAGTCACTGTTTTGGTTTTGGCACCATCAATATCAAATGTACAAACGGTTCTTGCTAACCAACACCAGGTATATCTGATGTTCAGATGAGTtccaataaaaacaatttttttttcaaaaagtgtCCTTTCTTGAGTGCTGGAGGGCTTCTGACCAAGTCCAGACAGCTCTGTGTAGCCCTCTAGACTGGACAAAGCTCTACTGTCTCATTTGCTTCATGGGAGACCTTTAGATCCGGGGTCAAGTGGAGGGCTTTGGGTGAGAAAGTTGGTCTGTGAGGGCTAAAATGGGAAATGGGGCTCAGTTATCTTTGTTTTTCCAAGGCATCATGGTCCAGTGAGGACATGGGGTTTGGGTTGTAATatcctctgagcctgtttcctcacttaCACGACAAGGATGGCGCTTTCTTGGTAGGTAATTGTGGTGGGAGTGCTACATGAAGTCATGGAAGTACAGGTGCCTGGAGAGCCCTGGCATTCACTTGTGgcttagttttagttttttggaaTCTTGTTCAAAAGGATTGATTTTATACTACCCCTCAGACCCTGGGAGTGACCTGTCTTGTGGGGCTCTGGGGCcactgggagggagggtgggctcTAGCCACCAACTCCAGTCTGAGCCACTCTCTGCTCTCTTTCAGTATTGTGTCTCTGTGTATAGTTTTACTTAAGAGTTGTGCTTCAataaaggactttaaaaatattccaaagggATCAAGAGCCCGagcagtggggggagggcagtCCCAGGAGCTCAGTGGGGCAGCAGCCTTCTCGTCATCTCCCTGGGCAGGTCTGCTGACTTCTGCAGACCCGTGCTGTCCAGTGTGTGGCCATGAGCCCCATATGGCTGTTGAGTCCTTGAAATTGTGGCTAGTTCAAACTGTGATGCCCTGCAAATGTAAACAAACCAGACTTTgaagaatgtgaaaaaagaaaaattgctcaacttcttttttatatatatgttgaaatattttgAGCATTTATTGGGTTAAATGTACTATTAAGATATACCTGTTTGCTTAACTTCTTTTATGTGGCtgctagaaaatatttaattatctaCGGGGCTTGCATTTGTGGCTCATGGTTTTTTTTGGACAGCGCTGCTCCAGACCTCGAGGGACTGCTTCCCCTCCCAGGCCTCGGTAAGCTGCATCTAGGTGCAGCTGAGAGGGTGGGGTAGCCCATGGGCTAGCATGGGCCTGGCTCCCTCAATTATGGGCCCTTCCTGGCACCAGGCTTCACGGTGCCCGGGCTTCCTTGTGTGTTGATGAGATCCTGATGGCGTTGGGAGCGGCGGCTGCGTCCCTTGGCTGTGGAGCCCTGCTGCATGCTAGTTATGTAACCTGTGCTGCCCAGAAAGGCCACTAGATGCTGCTCTGTGATGCCTGAGAGAACAAAGCACGACTTCCTCAGGAGCCAGGGCTCAGACCTGCTTTATTTGGAACCCTTTCTGAGAGCTGGCTGGCTGTGGCCTTGGCCTCCCTTCCTCAGAGTGGTGTGGGAAAGGGGCATGCAGAGGATGGGAACTCTCCATGGACATCCCAGCCGTGCATGTAACGCGCAGGCTGGCCTTTCCGGCAGCTAGGGATAGACTATAGGATAAAGAGGCTGATTGATGGGGGTGGGATTTGGAGAGCTTCCCTGCAGTTCTCTGGTGAAGACAGAAGAAAACAGCTGTGCATCATTCATCCAGGTCTGCCTCCTGGGTCCTTGATCTGCCATTTGTGGCAGATTGTAGCTATTCCTTCTTCGCTTTGCAGTTGGAGAAGTactgggagctgggagggggaggggggttgtTGGTGTGTTGAGTGAGCAGAGGAGTGGTGTGGTGCCTCAAAACAGGCAGAGCAGGCACAACACGGGTGGACAGGGTTCCAGGGTTCTTCGGTCACAAAAGCCACTGTGCTGGCAGTGCCATCCCATTCATGCTCTGCTGCACACATGACTTTGCCTCTGACAAGTGTGAGGAGGTTGGAGTAGTTCTGCCAAGAGCTCTTTTTGAAGGTAGTAGGGGAGGGCTGGCTGGGCAAAGGCAAGAGAGGACGCAGGCTGGAAAAGGCCCAGGCCAATGCGAGCTTCCATGGTTTGGGAAATGGGGTGGGGTGGAGCTGGGTACTGCCCACCATGAATTGGAATAGTTAGTATTGAAATTTTGTAGGTACAGGTAAGTACAGGGCGGCTCCAGATAGTTCTGAGGGGTGGATTACAGGCTTAGAAATCTAAGCATATTTTGGGAAGTGGAAAGCACTTAACCCCTGCTCAACACAGGAAAGGCAGTGTGGACATGGGCCAACTCAGGAGCTGGGCCTCCATTAGGGGCAGGATGAAAAAAGGCTGGGGTCCAACTTTGCCTTAGGAAGAGAGTCATTGGGCCAGTGGACCTGGAGGAGATTGCTTCTTAGAGCTCCTTACTATGGAGGATAGCTCCATTTGAAGAGCAGGTAGGGGTTGTACACTGAGGAATGTTCAGAGGGAGGGGCACACTGGGCTAAGGGCCTGCCTTTATCTTCTAAGTTAAGATGACAGCTACTGTGGATGTTTCTCAAGGACTCTACAAGAAGTAGCCTTCTGGGTACAGAGTAATGCATTTCCCACTGTATGGTCACCAAGGCCCCTAAAGCTTTGTTGCCACTGTTGACAGAGGAATCTCTGAGTAGTACTTTAGCAAATTCTAGTACTTTCTGATGATGGTAGCATTGTTTGAATGATACCAGATTTCTTTACTGCTTAGAGCAGTAGGCAGAACTGGCACAGGTTGTGTGCTGGAGTGGCCTGGGAGTCAGGGGATTGGGTGTTCTCTGGATTGCTACTTCCTCATCACCAGGTCCAGAGGCGGTAATTTGGATTAAGATATTGTTTAAGTCTCCTGTTTCCCAGGTTTGTGGTCAAATCTGAGTCAATCTCCAGAACTAAACAAAGAATAGTGAAGAATAGCCTTTGTGAAGAATCTGGATTCTTGTTCCTTGTGAGAGGAAAAGTTCTTATTAGAACCAGAGTTTTACTcagaatttaataattttatgggCACCGAATCTTCAAATTATATATGCTTagcatgaaaaatatttaaatcagcaGATCAGAGGCTGGTTGGAGAAGCAGTTGCTTCAGTTGTTCTATAACAAGAGGGCTGGTGGAAATTTTGAGGTCGCATTTGTGATGGGCTCAGTATTGGCCCTTCTCTGGGGCAGCGACCGAGCCAGAAGCCTCAGGGCTCTGTCCCAGGTGTGGTGTGGGAAGGCTAGTCGCTCTGTACCTGGGCCGTGGGCATTTACCTGGGATGGGGCAACAGAGATCCCAGAGGGAAAGGCACTCAAAACTGATGCGACAGTCCCCTTGGGATGCTTGGGGCACTCAGGCGGCCTCAGCAAAGGCTTAGCCTCTCCCCACCTTGCTCCCTGAGCTCCCTAGCTTACGTCCCCGGGGACGAGGAGGTTAAATGGAAGGAGGCTGCTCGGGGTCCTAGCCTCCGTGGATGGCTTCTCTGGCGGCCAGGGCGGGGACGCGGCCGAGAGCGCCCCCGCGGCCGCAGCTGCCGGCGCCGCGGCGGGAACAAAGGCAGCACGTGTCTGGGCGGGGCGGCGGGCGGGGTCGGccctcggccccgccccgcccggagCTTTTCCACCCGCCCGAGCTCGGCTGCGCGGTGCGCCCGCGACTCTCGCACGGCCGGGCTGTTGCTGGTGGGGCGGCGCCGAGAGGGCGGCGAGCAGTGTGGGAGGGGGGCGGCcccgcggggcggggcggggaggggcggggcggtgCCGCGAGTACCCGCCGCCCGAGCCCGGGTCCTGGATGGGGCGCGGCGAGTAGAGCGGCGCCTGGGGCTCGCGGCCGTGTCGCTGCCAGCACAGCGCGCAGCTGGTGCTGAGCACGGCGGCGGCTCCGGCTCCCGGGCGAGACTAGGCCTGGCCGGGCCTGCGCGTGGGCCGCGCGCGCGCCCGAGAGGGAGGCCGCTGAGGTGCGCGCCGGGgcgggcgcgggcgcgggcgcgGCGGCGGCGAAGGCGGCCgagcggggggcggggccgcggcgCCAGCAGAACCTTGGACAGAAGCTCCGGAGCCgacgccgccgccaccgccgccgccgccgagcgCGAGCCCCGCCGAGCCCCGCCGAGCGCCGGGACCGCGGCGTCGAGCCGCGGCGCGCATTGCGGAGGGTGCAGAGCGCAGGAGCCACCTGCTCGGTAAGCCTGCGCCTCGGGCCGTCCGCTGTCCCCGGGGAGCCGGGCCGGGGTCGCGGCCGCGTGCGGTTTCGAGGCGGGGTCCCCGGCCACCTCCGCCGACTCCCGGTCCCCCGCGCTGCCATCCGGACCCTGGCGGGCGCGGGTGCCGGTGCCGCAGTGGAGCGGCCGGGTTGCGGCGCGGGGGCGCGGGCGGGGCCGTGCCGGCCGGGGAAGGCCTGGGCGCGGGTCCGGGGCCAGGTCCGCGGGGCCGCCGAGGCCGGGGCGGAGGAGCGCGACGCGAGCCCCGCCTGGTGCTGAGAACCATCTTGTTTTCCACACAGATCCGAAGGGGCGGCAAGCGACCCCGGGAGCGCCCCGGCCTCCCCCTGGCCGCCTCGGGCTTGGTGAGCTGTTTCGTCCCTCCGGCCGGCAGGCTGGGCGCGCAGGGGCGCAGGTACCCGCCCGGCGCGCAGCGGCACCATGGGCACGGTGCTGTCCCTGTCCCCCAGCTACCGGAAGGCCACGCTGTTTGAGGATGGCGCGGCCACGGTGGGCCACTACACGGCCGTGCAGAACAGCAAGAACGCCAAGGACAAGAACCTGAAGCGGCACTCTATCATCTCCGTGCTGCCTTGGAAGAGGATCGTGGCCGTGTCGGCCAAGAAGAAGAACTCCAAGAAGGTGCAGCCCAACAGCAGCTACCAGAACAACATCACGCACCTCAACAATGAGAACCTGAAGAAGTCGCTGTCGTGCGCCAACCTGTCCACGTTCGCCCAGCCCCCACCGGCGCAGCCGCCCGCACCCCCTGCCAGCCAGCTCTCGGGCTCCCAGACCGGGGTCTCCTCCTCCGTCAAGAAGGCCCCGCATCCTGCCGTCACCTCCGCAGGGACGCCCAAACGGGTCATTGTCCAGGCGTCCACCAGCGAGCTGCTGCGCTGCCTGGGTGAGTTTCTCTGTCGCCGGTGCTACCGCCTGAAGCACCTGTCCCCCACGGACCCTGTGCTCTGGCTGCGCAGCGTGGACCGCTCGCTGCTCCTGCAGGGCTGGCAGGACCAGGGCTTCATCACGCCCGCCAACGTGGTCTTCCTTTACATGCTCTGCCGGGATGTCATCTCCTCTGAGGTGGGCTCTGACCACGAGCTCCAGGCCGTCCTGCTGACCTGCCTGTACCTCTCCTACTCCTACATGGGCAATGAGATCTCCTACCCGCTCAAGCCCTTCCTGGTGGAGAGCTGCAAGGAGGCCTTTTGGGACCGCTGCCTCTCCGTCATCAACCTCATGAGCTCCAAGATGCTGCAGATTAACGCCGACCCCCACTACTTCACACAGGTGTTCTCCGACCTGAAGAACGAGAGTGGCCAGGAGGACAAGAAGCGGCTCCTCCTAGGGCTGGACCGGTGAGCCTGCTAGCCTGCATCACGGCTCAAGGattcaattcatttttaaaaatttattattaaatcaGATTTTGTGTACAGTATGTGTCTAGCGAAGCCACGAAgggcccctcccttcccaccttctCTCCTTGGGGTTTTCTTCAGCTCTGCCAAGAACTCTGGATGCTTTTGAACTCCCGAACCTTGTGCAAAATTCAGAAGATGTATTCAGAGACACCCTGGCTCCTGACCTTTCACTTTGGGGAATTCAAAGGACTGACCTGCCTCTGCCGCCTGTGCTCTTGCTGGACCAAGGCAGGGGAGGCTACCCTCTGCTCCCCACAGCCAGGCAGCCCAGAGTTTCTGGTTGGAGGCCCTTTTCCGGGTCCTGTTTTGGGTCCTCCATTCTCCCAGAGGCTCCTGGAGCCAGCCACCCTGACTGAGCCGCATGTGGGGTTGTGAGGCAAGATGCCCATGGCCCTGGGACAGCCTTTTCAATTGAGGGGAAGCCGGCCTGGTGCAAAGAGTGTGTCCTGTCGTTTGACCATGCACGACCCggtttgctcttttttcttttttagggacAAGGGCTTTCCTTTTGTGGAGACATGGAACTCGCCCCCCTTCCCCTGCTCCCAGCGGTGTTGGCAGTGTTGGTTAACAAGCTGGTTTGACTCATTAAGTTCTTTCATTTTGGGTCCCAGCTCTAAAGGGGTGGGGTGAAGCTGGGGACAACTCCTTTCCTGggtgaatttttcatttgaatCATGCAGCTTAGTCACCCTGTGGTGAAGGCCAGGACAGCTTCAGGTGCCCATTGTCAACAGCCTGCCTTCTGGGCAGGTGGGATTGCCATGCCTGGGACTGAGCCGGTGCCCACCTAAGGGCTAAGGCCTCTTGCTGGTGCACGTGACATTTGTCCTGCAGAGCTGCGGGGCGGTGGGGGGTGATGTCAGGGATCAGGGTGATGGGGTCATGATGTACCCCCGCCCTCACCCCTGTTGATTTAAAGCTGTTCCCAGACAGTTCAGTTTCTTCTGAAGGTGAAGCCTTGTCCCGAAAGGGCCAGTGAGACAGCTGGACCTTGGAGACAATTACAAGCCGGGAGCAGAACTCCTGATTGCCTGCTGATTCTACAACTGATCATTTGCAGCTGCTGGTTTTGGTTTCCACCTTAGCCTGGTTGGTGGCTGTAAAAACACATGATGTGTACTTAatcaattttctttctaattctccCAGATCGGTGGCTTGGGGCTTCGGAGAGGACCAAGAGAAGGGAGCAAGTCTTTCTCTGTCCCTTCGGCTTTGGGGAACAAAGACTGATGTGAAGATGCTACAGAGAATTCTCTCTTCCAGTCCCAGTCCCCCAGGGGGTgctggaaggggaggctggggggaggcagggggcggTTTTACATAGGATTAGCTTCCAGGTGGCTGCCGATTTCAGCAGAAGCACTACTGaaattcacagaaaaaagaaaaagctgtgaAATTGAGGTCCCGATTTAATAGGCCCGGAGCTGAGACTGCGGGCCCGTGGTGCTCCCGAGGAAGAGGGCCTGCCCGAGCCGGAGAGCATTGGCCGCAGCTGCGCCCCGAGGCCCACGCTGAGCCTTTCTCAGGACCGCCAGCCAGATAACCTGCCGCGGGGCTGGAAGGAACCCGCGGCTGCTGGCGCGGACCTCGCCGCGGCGCCTCTTCTCTGCTGGAGTTGTCACCCAGCCCGTCTGTGCAGATCCTGCTGCCATGTGTGACCTGAGGTAGGAGGCCCGTGGGGGCAGCGGGCCCTGGCGGCACACGAGAGGGGGGTCCGGGTGCCGACTCTCAAGAGCAGGGGCGTGGGTCTGTAGTCGCTCCTTCGCGGGCTGCGCTGGGCCTGAAACTGCGGGAAGGCGCATCCGCAGGATTCCAGTTCTGTGcgtttccttctctctccatatttatttttttaagttttggaggCGGTGCAAATTTCAGGAGTGGTTGGGGACTAAGGAAAGAACTCTCTAGTTCCATCAATGTGAAGCCTGGTggggtctcctccctcccttgcaCTGGTCATCAGTATTGTGTAGAGGAACTGATATACTTGAGTGTGCAAGCAATGAACCCATTTGACATGCTGCTATGAAGACTACTTttagaacaattaaaaaaaaaaggaaaaaactaacctacaaaaaaaaaaaccctttattcTTTCATTGTTGCTTTTACAGTGATATTGTGCATGCAAACCAGGAGCATTTTGTGtcttaagaaaaataatcttaGAACAGATGGCTGTGAAAATTACACCCGTGCACAGAACAAGTCACAGGAATAATAGTTCAGgatttggtttttctctttcttgtaaaCCTGAAGGGTTGATATATTCTTTCCATGCAGTTATTAGAACTTAGTTTTGTTCCAGCCGTTGTTAAACTTGCAATGAAAAGAGAATGTACCATTTTTTCACTCGGAATTATTCATAGCTGTATATTTGAAACTGCTAATTACACACGTGCGATGTATGTTGGTTTTTTAGTGCAATTTCTTCTGTAGCTATTCTTTGACCAAACTGTGGGTGttgttaatattaatttatatttgtctCATTTTGTATGTATGCGTAGCGTGTTTGTAAGTATGTGTGGTTTATAATCTGACAAGGTCATGAAGCTCAGTTTGGCTGTAATTTAATTCCCCttcccttatttttatttatttttgtactgtGCTGAGTAAATAAAATGCACTGACCATCCATTACATAGACCTTTTCTGTGGGCACATCCTTCACGAGCAGGCTGGGGGCCCCTCTTATAAATGATTCCTGCGCTTAAAACGTAATTGGATTGcattgtgggggaggggagtatggGCGGAGGGAGGGTTAGGGGAGAGGCCTTAACAAGCGCGTTCATGTTAAGGTGATTAAGAAAGCAGCACAGGTTAAGTCAACTTTGGTTTCTCAGGAGTTGCTTTCCAAAGGCTCCCTTGCCTTGGCGGAGCTGGGTGACCGGGACCTCCAGCCAGAGGGTCGGGCCCAGGCATGGCCTGGCGAGGGCTGGCTCAGCGGGTCCTGCAGGGCAGCCGGCTTGGCACTAAGGCTGTGGCTCCAGGTGTCCTGGGCCTGGCTCTGCTCGTGGTCCACGGCCCAGAGGCTCCCAGGCCAGCAGGGGTCCATGTGGCTCAACCCCACCAGCCTAGCTCTGTGCAGGTTTCTGAAAGAGAGAACTCCAACCCCGGGGCTCCCAGATAAGCAGCCACCCTAGCCCCTAATTGTGGCAAGGGTGGGGCCCCCTACTGGTTGTACTGCCAGCGGTCTGTGCCCACTCACGCCACCACCCTGAGCTGCTGGGACCTGGCGTTTTGGACTTggtcccccccccaacccccttggCCCTGTCCCCCGCTGGCTGGAGCTGCCCTGGGCCTGGGGGCGGGGTGCAGCTCAGGTGGCACCTTGGAAGCTGTCAGCCTTGTGATCAGGGCACCTCCTTTGTCTGAGTCAGAAGCCATCACTGCGGGCTCCGTCCCGCCAGTAACCGGGGACCTGGTAGCATCCTCTGGCTGCGGGGCCCTTGGGTGCTGGGGATGCCCCATCTCCCCGCAGGGCCTTGCTTGTCTGCAGCTCCCCGACCCCAACCTGAGGGCTCGGGGAGAGGCTGACGAGCCACGGCTCACGCAGACCTCTCCTCCAGCTGCAGCCCTGGAGATCCCAGCCTTGCCTTTATGCGTGCTTCGATCTCAGTAAACGTGAAAGCAATGAGCTTCAAGTCTAGTGCACAGGCCTCAAAATGGTGGGAGAAAGTGTTTGGATTTAATTCCACTGCCTGTCCGCCTCCTGGCTCCGCCTCCCCCCAGCTTCGCACTCACCATTGAATACTTTTCATCAACAGCCCCACGTAAACTATCCTCCATTTTTACCTGATTTGTGTTTAATGCTCCCTTCCATCCTCTGGGTTAACAGTTTATAGAAGCCAAAATTTGACAACTGTAGATACAGTTTTCAATTCAAAAAGCAGAACCTTTAAACGTAAGATTTAATGCTTTATTGCTCTTGATGATAAATCAAAATATGCTTTAGAAATAAAGttaatttaatagaaaatagGAATATACGCACCAAACCATAAAACTGCATTTAATTAAATCAAGAGAAACACTTCATCGCATACAATCACTGTGTCCTCCTGCCTTCCCCTCAGCGCTGTGATCACACCCAAAATTCTTTCTTCAGTTGCCAGACACTGTGACTTTCTGTAGGACATCATGAAAAAGTGCTTGTGGACGGCGGTGGTGCTCTGGCTGAGGGCTCAGGGACCAGAGGCGACACCAAAAGGTGGGAGGGCAGGACTCCAGCCCCCGTCCTCTCCAGCCTCTGAACGGCATTCGTTTGGCATGTTTTTGGTGTGTCTAAAACATACATTTCCATGTATCTAGTAAAGCAACAAGTTTGGGGAAACGAGTGGAAAGGAGAGGTGATGTTCCAGTTAAGATGGATCGATAGTGTCAAGGCGATTGGCAAAGCTATGGGCGCTGCTGAACGGGGTCCCGTGCGGGCAGCTGACCAGGCTTGGAGGATGAATGGGTTTCCAAGGCCAGGATGCCGGCGGGACTCTTTGCTGTGCACTGCACGGGGTGAGAATGTGCTTGAGCCCTGggaagcaggggtggggcagCCGCGAGACCAAGCTGCTGGGACCACCTGGGAGCCGGCCAGGGGGCCGCGGCAGGCACAGGAGGTGGCACCTGGTATGCTTTGTGGGGTCGGGGTGGCAGGGGGAGCCTCTGTGGCAGAAAGCGGAGAAAACGTCAGCACGTCCCTCTCTGACATCCTGCTCGGCTCCTCCTGGGGCTTGGGCTCACCCTCGGCCCCCTGACCACACGGGGTGCCTGAGTCTTTCCTTTTTCTAAGGCTCCAGGCCGGGAAGCCCGGGCTGCCCAGGGGGTGTGTGGCGTCCTCctcagctgaggctcagaggagggtGGTCCCGGAAGCATCTGGAGCACACACGCGCTCTGCTGGGCAGGGACTGGCAAGGCGGCGGCTCTCCTGGCCTGGCCTGCAGTGCCAGGACCCCCGCACTGTTTCTGTCGCTCCACTTCCCCAAGTTCCTGGGGCTCAGGCCCTCCCACCCCAGTCCTGGTTCTCCACGTGAGTGTGAGGCAGAGGTGTTTGGAGGGGCAACTTCCAAACCCCGGATTgctcccctgctccccaccccccattctaTTATTAATTAGCGTTCCTGACAGGAGTGTGGGCACAGCAGACATGATATGATTAGCAAACTGCAAAAGTAAGTGCAAGACAACCACGGCCCAGGCTGTGCGGTTAAGTAAGATGATCCCTGGAGCATCCCCTGCGCTGCGCTCTCTGGGGAGGTGGCCACGGGGCTGGGGGCAGGCTCTGGGCAGGACAGACTGCCGGCCCTTGGCTCCTGGGCTGAGGGGCTGGCCCTACAGGTGAACCTGCTCACCTGGTGGTCTTGGCTGGCTGCTGGCGGGGAGGGGGTCCACGAGGAGCTCTGAGAAGCTCCCTGAGCCAGG
This sequence is a window from Pseudorca crassidens isolate mPseCra1 chromosome 19, mPseCra1.hap1, whole genome shotgun sequence. Protein-coding genes within it:
- the CDK5R1 gene encoding cyclin-dependent kinase 5 activator 1, with amino-acid sequence MGTVLSLSPSYRKATLFEDGAATVGHYTAVQNSKNAKDKNLKRHSIISVLPWKRIVAVSAKKKNSKKVQPNSSYQNNITHLNNENLKKSLSCANLSTFAQPPPAQPPAPPASQLSGSQTGVSSSVKKAPHPAVTSAGTPKRVIVQASTSELLRCLGEFLCRRCYRLKHLSPTDPVLWLRSVDRSLLLQGWQDQGFITPANVVFLYMLCRDVISSEVGSDHELQAVLLTCLYLSYSYMGNEISYPLKPFLVESCKEAFWDRCLSVINLMSSKMLQINADPHYFTQVFSDLKNESGQEDKKRLLLGLDR